A window of Campylobacter lari subsp. lari contains these coding sequences:
- the infC gene encoding translation initiation factor IF-3: MSKEKEVLLNDEIQADEIRCIGDDGKVYGIISSDEALDIANRLGLDLVMIAPEAKPPVCKIMDYGKFRYQQEKKQKEAKKKQKVIDIKEIKLSVKIAQNDINYKVKHASEFLEQGKHVKFRVFLKGREMGSPEAGVALLEKIWQMVEDIADRDKEPLLEGRYVNMLVTPKKKK, encoded by the coding sequence TTGAGTAAAGAAAAAGAAGTTTTGCTAAATGATGAAATTCAGGCAGATGAGATTAGATGTATAGGTGATGATGGCAAGGTATATGGCATTATAAGTAGTGATGAAGCGCTAGATATAGCAAATAGACTAGGGCTTGATTTGGTGATGATAGCTCCTGAAGCCAAACCACCTGTATGTAAGATAATGGATTATGGAAAATTCCGTTATCAGCAAGAAAAAAAGCAAAAAGAAGCAAAGAAAAAACAAAAAGTTATTGATATAAAAGAGATCAAACTTTCTGTGAAAATTGCTCAAAATGATATAAACTATAAAGTTAAACATGCAAGCGAGTTTTTAGAACAAGGAAAGCATGTAAAATTTAGAGTATTTTTAAAAGGCCGTGAAATGGGTTCTCCTGAGGCAGGAGTAGCTTTGCTTGAAAAAATTTGGCAAATGGTTGAAGATATAGCAGATAGAGACAAAGAACCTTTACTTGAAGGGCGCTATGTAAATATGCTAGTAACTCCTAAAAAGAAAAAATAA